The Gossypium arboreum isolate Shixiya-1 chromosome 6, ASM2569848v2, whole genome shotgun sequence DNA window CTGCGCAGGGCGTATGCTTAGAGTTTAAGAGCTTCTAAGCGGAGCTGCACTCATTGGAATGTAATTTTAGTTGACTATTAGTTCTTCATGTAAGCCTATTATAATTAGAATGAATGTCCTAATTTTtttattcttcttcttcctcttcttctgAATTTAGTTCtttgtgtttttattttttcGTCGCCTTCTTATTTTTCTGATCTTGCTTTGAAATTCGGTCTCTGATTGCACAACTATAGGAGACGACAAACAGACTTGATATTGTAGTTACTACGGTCCAATATATATATGGTGTAAAAATTAAGAAAAGGAAATCTATATTTTGCTTGCCTTGCAGTGGCCAAGAGAACTTCAGTTTTTGATGACCCCACTGTGGAAATCCAAGAGCTCACTGCAGTTATCAAGCAGGATATCACTGCACTTAATTCTGCCGTTGTAGACCTTCAGCTTTTCTGCAATTCTAGAAATGAAGGTGGTGTCTCCAGTGACACGTCTAGTCATTCAACCACAGTTGTAGATGACTTGAAGAATCGCTTGATGAGCACCACGAAAGAGTTCAAAGATGTTCTCACCATGCGAACAGAGGTAAGGCCAAGTTTTTCAGTCTATTTACTTAGATATTTTTCTAGTATTCCTTGTCATTATGTCCTTGGTAATTCATTCCCTTGACAATTGGTGGTAATTGATTTGCCTTGTACAGAATTTAAAGGTTCATGAGAATAGAAGACAGTTATTTTCTTCCAATGCTACAAAGGATTCTCCAAATCCTTTTGTACGGCAGCCTCCCCTGGCTGTCAAATTAGCGGCTGGAGCTGCAAACAACCTTCCTAAGTGGGCTAATGGGTCTGCATCTTCATCTCAGTTGTTTCCCAGGTAACAGCTTATTAGATTGTATTAGATGTATCGCAGTAATATACCTATGACTTCCTgcttcaatttttttataaatggTGACTCCTTAACTGGAGAAAATAAATTTGCACTTAGAAGACTTGAATTCCTTTAGGAGCTTCGAAGTCCATTTATTGACAATTTGTTACTGAATGCCAACAAAACATTTCTTACACTGCTTTTGTACATTTTTAGCAGTTTGTAACAATTGCATCCTGTCATTCCTTTGTCCTGAATGGTCACAAATTTCTATTTCCATTTGTTGTTTGCAGTGCACCCATATGTTTGAGATTATGAATTggcttgctttttttttttccccgAAATATTCAATTTCTTTTTGCAACTTCTTTGCGATAAACTATTATTGGTTGCTGCTGTATTAATGTAGTGGGTTTTAACTTCTTATATGAACTATATCAATTTGGAATGCTGCACACTGGTGAAACTTCATTGCTATGTGTATTTGCCtcttttctatcttcttcttcctcctttttATTTTTGATGAAGTCATTCCTGGTTCTTAATTATACAGAAAGCAGACGGATGGGGAAAGTCAGCCATTGCTCCAGCATcaacagcagcagcagcagcagcaacaaATGGTTCCATTGCAAGACAGTTACATGCAGAGCAGAGCTGAAGCTCTTCAGAATGTAGAATCCACTATTCACGAGCTTGGCACCATCTTCAACCAGCTAGCTACTCTGGTTTCTCAGCAAGGAGAGCTAGCTATCAGGTTTTATTCATTTACTTTTTTGAAGTGAATTCACTTGACAATGGCTTACATTAGAATTCATTTTAGTTGCCGATATATGACTTGATTTATAAGGTGTTTTATATCCTAGTATGTCTGTAGTATTATAATAATTGTTGTTCAGTTTATACTGTGTGGAATTCCTAACATGTATATGGTCATAGGATTTGATGAAGCTAAATATTTGACTTGCAAACAAAGTTTGAGCAAATAGTTTCTCGATTCTGTTTAAAACTTCGAGGGTTGAAGTTTTGCAGAGTTTCTTGTAATTGCTTGATTGCGCTAGAAacaataatagaattaaatattcAATGATAGATTATGTTTGCTGTCATCCTGGTGTTTCGAAGCATTAGTGTGATTGTTCTTACACTGGTTTAAGTTTGCAGTCATAGATATTGTGTTCTCCTAAATAAATGACTGGTTCTGCAGGATATCCTTCCTATTTTGTAGTTATTTGGTCCTCAGCATGCATCATGGTTTGGTACTTGGGAGAATTTGAGATGTCATTCATTTGTTAAAGTAAACAATTTTGTGATGTGTCTGTGTCTGTGTCTGTGTGCGGTGAAGTTTGACATGAAACATCTTAAGGATCCTGTTTTTAGCTAGTATAAATACCATGTCTAAACCCAACATTGACAACAAGAAGAGATGCTTGTATTGTTTGGTGGGCTATCAACTTAGTTCTTATGGGCACTCTTATTCAGATTTAGCGATCTTCACATGAGAGTATATGAGTGTGCAAACTAGATAGATTCGTTGATAAAAGCTATCCATTTGTGGTAAGTAGCAACTGTTAAAAGTTAGAAATAATTTCCAATTATCTAGAGTAGTTTCAGTTGTATATCGCAGTCTGTTTTCTTTTGACCGATTTATGAACAACTGACTATGATGTTCCCTTTTCAGGATCGACGAGAACATGGATGACACATTAGCAAATGTGGAAGGAGCACAGGGAGCTTTGCTTAAGTACCTAAACAGCATATCATCTAACAGGTGGCTAATGATCAAAATATTTTTTGTATTGATTGTTTTCCTTATGGTTTTCCTATTCTTTGTAGCATAGTCAATAAAGTAAGATGGCTGGTTAGAAAgataaaaagagagagagagagagagagagagagaggagagAAGATCCTTTTCTTAGCCTTCTATTCTTTTCATATATTGcatcatttttcccttttactTTAAAGTCGCCATCCAGTCCTGCAGAATTGTAACTTTTTATTTACCATGATGTGTGTGTATGTATGTATCGGTGCATGTAAATTGAACAAGGTATTGGGAAAATGGCTGAATTATTCCTTTTTACTGTGGGTGTTATTTGACAGAATGTCTCCCAATGTGCCACTCTTTTCAATAATATCTACTTTTAGAGGTTCGTTTTAATTGCTTTATGATGATGTATGTTGCAACTAACAAAGTAAGAAATGTGGCTTTGCTCGACTTTGTTTGGACTTGGTCACATTGGATTTGTTCGACTTTGTGAATTCGCTGTTTTACTTCATTTGCTTTGCTCGGAAATTGTAAAGatgaaaaatcgaaaaaaaaaaaaatcattggaAAAAAAATTTCTTTGTATGGTTAAAAAATGAAATGAATTAGAACTTTTAAAAACTgcttaattttgaattaatttatggttttcatttatttttatttttttatcaattactttcaaaatttattttcctaCTTCTCTTTTTTCTGGCCGCATTATTCACATTTTCGGGTTTTTTACCTACAtagtattaaaaaaatatttaaaataatacaatattaaaattatatgagAATGGTATAGGCAGGGTGGTGTCGCTTATGGCAAAGGCAAGACCACCCTGCCACTGGCACAAtctattaaaagaaaaatgaatctgaaaataaataataaaatattggtCTTGCCTCTGTCAGAGGCGGCACCAGTTGATGATGTGGTAGAGGCGGCACTGACTCTCCAATCCCCTGTTTAAACCCTTCAGTGTTAAAAGGAAACACAAAGCAGTGAAAAAGAAAAACTTCCAGAAGAAGAGAGGGAGGGAGaacagaagaaaaaaagaaagaaggaaaaaaatttCAGTAAAAAAAAAGATTACAGAAGAGAAGAGAGGGAGAAATAAGGAGAAGAAGAAATTAAAggtatttttttgttatttttaaataaaacagaTTTTCTGAAAAAAAGGATGAAGGAAAAAAATTtcagtaaaaaaaaattacagaAGAGAAGAGAGGGagaaagaaggagaagaagaaattaaaggtatttttttgtcatttttaaATATAACAGATTTTCTGAAAAAAAGAATGAAGGAAAAAAATTTCAGTAAAAAAAATTACAGAAGAGAAGAGAGGAGAAAGAAGGAGAAGAAAAATTAaaggtatttttttatttttaaatataacaaattataataagaaaaaatattttgttagtattaatatagtttatttagtgttattttgtttattgtaatttttagtaAGTTTTGTATTTAGATTATTTATGTGTTTTGTGtgaatgttatattttattttaatatatttaaaattgcatattgattaattaattttttatttaagtaatttatttgCTGTTCGAAATTATTTTgagaaattttgtttattttttaacaaatttAGTATTAAATATGGATAATCAGTttttcgtatgcgtttatttCAATGGAATTATCTTGACAACAACCGTTGGATGCATATTTAAATGTCGgcaacaaatagcaatgagatttaatagaaatgtcgCATTGGATGATATGAAGGGAAGGATTAACGCAAAAATTGTTAGACGTTGTGGGATAAGGATCTCGAAACTTTTTTACAAGTTTCCAATTTCGACAAAtcccatcaaattcaccaaaatggaacttgtagacgaCGAAGACGTGGAGACGATGATCGCTCTTTACTGTGGGAATGGGGTGACTAAAATGCACCGATTCgcttatttgctgagttagccggTATGGagtaaaatgatgatattaatgCATATGTTGAAGAACACGGAGCTCAAGAACCGTGCATGGTGGCTCCAATATCGTACGTTGATAGTGAATCGACTATACGTGGGATCGATATCGATCTTAATGTTACACCCGATATTAATGTGGTTGGTGATAATGGATACGATAGTAGTGATCCTTGTGATCAAGAGGTCGATAGTGATACTGATCCCGATGTGGACGATGTCCCCgatgatattgacgatgaagacgTGAATGACGATGAAAACATTAATGCATCATCGGTCGAGAACTAGATGCAATGCATTGTGAAACACAATAATCCTGGGCCACACATGTCGCTCATAGACCCCGACGCGGCGCATGCAAATTGAATTCTGAGTACTCGAAATACTTCCCGCCACCGGTGGCCGTAAGTTTGAACACGAGGAGTTGTTCGTAGGCTAGAGATTCGAAAGTAAAGAAGAGTGTATTTTTGCTATTAAGCgatatagcatgaatatatcagtgGATTACAAAGTTGCAGTGTTtaaaccgacattatatattggggAATGTTGGAAGTCGGTGGAAGGTTGCAATTGGCAGGTACGAGCTGCATTTATTCAAAATTCGTAGATGTGGGAGATACgcaaatttgttgggcctcacacatgcacaTCAACATGTATGTcagaagatcatcgaaaacttgattccaaaactatctgtacatgtatcatgccaatggtgaaggacatgccGACAATTAAAGTTTCAGTATTGATAGCCGAAATACAGGCACGATTTCAGTATTGAGTATCATATCGAAAGGCGTAGATAGCTAAACAGATGGCAATGGAGCAATTGTATAAGGATTTCGATGCGTCGTATAACGAGCTACAGAGATGGATAGCCGCTATGTGAGAGTACGTACCGAGGATTGTAATTGAGTTAcagacacgaccttattacgACCTGGATGACCAATTACAgtcaggaaaaaaaaaatttcatcggATGTTCTGGACTTTTGATCCATGTGTGGGCGCATTTCCCTACTGCAAGCCGTTTGTATAAGTGGATGGGACCtggctatatggaaaatatacacagatcTTACTTCTTGCAGTTGCTCAAGACGGTAACAGGAACGTGCTCCCGATAGCATTTGCCATCGTAGATAAGGAGAACATGGAATCGTGGGAAATCTTCCTTACCAACCtgcggaggtatgttattagcaacgataataATTGTATCATCTCCGATAGAGGGAAAGGATTAATTGCTGCCATTAGACGTTCTGGTGTACCATGGAGATCCATTTACTGCATTCGACATATCGCAGCTAACTTCCAtcgagattataagaatgcagactggaagagacaagttttgaaaatgggtaaatgattaccttatattttcaatataagttttaatgttttagggCAATACTGTAACTTATCTTTTCTTTATACATATACAGCCCATGAGCTAGAGCCACACATTTTCCGCCAAAGAATCATTcgacttgagagtgacatggaggGTCAAACGAATACATCTTTTCGACAGTGGTTGGGTACTATGGAGCCATGGCgatgggctcaaagttttgacgagggctttcgttATGGTCAGATAACCACAAACTTAGTGGAGGGGGTCAACGCTGTGTTGTTGAAAACACGACATCTTCCGATTTCATCTGTCTTCTCGGCTACATTCTacaggttggctaccttgatgccaagaatgggtcagcAACAAGTCAACCAGATGGAGGCAGGACACGTGCTTGTCGAAGATGTTAGAGATGCAATAGTTGTAAACCGTCAGATGGcgaggtcgatgaatgtagaGATATATTCACGACGCCTTGAAACGTTTCGTGTTACGGAGACCATTAATCGTCGACCCGGCATACCACCTAGGTCCTATGGAGTTGATCTCCGGAACAGACGGTGCGATTGCAGGAGAttccaaacacttcattatccatgTGCGCATGTCGTGGCAGCGTGTGCTAAAGTGAACCTTAATGTTGAACAATTTATCGATGATGTATACACACTTGAGCGCACGTTATGTGTCTGGGAAAATGAGTTCCCCGTCTTGCCTGACCTGTCTACGTGGGAGGTACCTATGACGACTTTCAAGCTTGTCCCAGACAGAGGGCTACGCAGGAATCCGAGAGGTCATCCGCAATCATCCAGAATCCACAATGAAATAGACATTAGGAAGAAATTTGACGGTAAGCGTTGTGGATTATGCAAGTTAGCTGGTTATTCCCGAAACAAATGCCCGCAGCGAAACTATCATGTTGGACAATTGTCACGATCCGATAGGAATTGAActtatgttgtaatgtatttaatttatataaaaaaattatattgcaaAGTTTGTTCCAATTTGATTAATGTTGTAatctatttaatttatattagtaGACTAGATTTGTTGcaatttttagtgttttaatgttaaaaaatatccaaattaatctaatttacATTATGGTCAAATATTGTTCCACTTTTCAAAGTtccaattaatctaattaaatatataaaaaaatacaaactttTTAATATCAAAACCCCAAGAGACCCCCTAAAATTGATGTTTTGATGGTGTGGTCCTAGGGGTATATTTCTGCGGAGGTCGACGTTCACGTTGTGGGAGATTGCGACGACCAACATCCTCTTCAGTTGCAGGTGAGGGTGTCCGATAcatagaagaaaaatcatatggCTCGAATGGCATTGATGAACTTGAGCCGGGAGGAGTGCCATGCTGCGGTGGATGCAACCCAATAGGAGTGGAGTACTGCAGCGGATAGGGGCCAAGGGTAGTGCTATAATGAGGTGGATATGGGCCGGGAGAAGTGCTATGCTGCGGTGGGTTCGacccaaatatatcaaacccgtAATGGTATCTAGCCCCTGACGAGCCCGGGAAATAGTCATTGCCCGGTAAATCCAGATGATAAGAAGTATCAGCCGAATGTAAATGCAATGACGAGCCCGGTAAATAGTCATTACTCTGGAAATTCGGATGATAAGAAGTATTAGCCAAATATGAATACGATTGCTCAGATTCGGCCTTCGGCTCTGGGTCAAGCTCGGGATCTGGCTGTGGATCGGGCTCTATATCGGCCACTGGCTCGTATGCCCCAGATCGCTGCACGAGCGGGGGGATTATAGTCGACTGCCCACCAAGTAAATATGGCTTCCCTATACTCGAGTATTGTATGTACTCTAACGATGGTCGCAAATCGGAACAAATATCCATCCGAGGTCTTCGAGCCATCTGATTCTCCCACACCGCAACAAAGATTCGATGAGTAACCCCTTAATGCTGTCCATGTTTCCCTCTCTTGTTGATGCCGTGAACCTCCCCCACCTGCATTGGCGGATCCGGGATATACTGAATGCAACCAAACTGTCATAGTACTCGATCCCCGTGGTACTACTCGACTATATTGAAACTGGTAATTGGTGCGTTAATACACCAAAATTGAGAATCAACGTAGGCAGACGAGGGTATAATAGCCGCAATTTCTGGTCTACGATATGGTATCCATATAAACTGCATGATTAATACCATGGTTAAAATTTAACACCGTTCGAGTAAGATATACAAAGTAATTACATGTCATGAATATTTGAATAGCTTACCCCTTCCTCGGCATGTTGTTTAATCATTAAACGATATATCAAGACAGTGTACGACCTCCCGATACTCGGATAAATACTCCATCTACGAAAAtaattttcaagtaaatatagTATCGTTAGAATAGTATCATTATAAAGAAATTGTCAATTGctaacaagttaaattttatcacctgTTAACTAGCAAGAATACGTATGGTTGGTGACTAAccgatgccaagaatggcatccgaTAAAGAGCCCATGATTGCAACAATACAAGGCATCCACCCATGTCTACGGTATCAGGCTTTGTCGTCAGACAAAGCTCACGATACAACATAGCGAGAACTGCGGAACCCCAACTATACGAGCGAACGTTACGCAAATCAGCTAACAGAGGTAAATACTGGATATGAACCTTGTTGTTGTTGGAATTGGGCATCAATACACCCCCTATGATATGCATAATGTACGCTCTAGCTGCGCACACCAATTCTTCTTCAGTGGCATTAACTGATAAATGCTGAAAAATGGCTTTTAGCCATGTAAATTTCAACTCCGAAAAAGTAGGATCAGCATCGCCGGGTGAGGCTCCTAGTAGGCTATAACAAAGTGCAGCCGGCTCAACTATTGCACTTACGCCCGTGACGGCATCCCCGTTGATTGGGAGCTCAAAGTGCAATGCAACATCCTCCAGAGTGACAGTGCATTCCCCACACGGCAAATGAAAAGTGTGGGTCTCTGGTCGCCAACGCTCGACCAATGCGGATATTAAATCATACCGTAAATCAAACGTCCGGGTCAATGCTGCTGACCGGAATTCAGCTAGCTCCAACTACGGCATCAGTCGTGCATCTGGTGGATATCGTAAACCATTCACCCGGCCCCTTAATACGCGGTACTAGTCCTGACAATGTTAAATTACagaaaatagttataataatataatttatttccttAAATTACGTAGATATTTTTTTAATGGAACCCGTgattaacaaataacaatattTTACCGTCTTATTAACAGTGTCACATATGTGAGGAACATCCTTATTGATCAATGAATCCATTGCGATGCctgcaatttcaaaataaatttcgattattaattttaatatttgatggattttaaatatttattaatatataaattaaattgaaatattaaataagaaataaaacaatatgttatttggaaaataactattattgtaatgacatacatgttttattaggtataagtatttaaatttttgtttttgtaatgtgaaacatgtgtaaatatatatataatcatattagtgaATCTGCTAATACATACTTTACCCGGTAAAGTattcattattaaaattaaattgaaatattaaataagaaataaaacaatATGTTATTTGGAAAATAACATTATTGTAATGACATACATGTTTTATTAggtataagtatttaaatttttgttttcgtAATGTGAAAcatgtgtaaatatatatatataatcatattagtgaATCTACTAATACATACTTTACCCGGTAAAGTattcattattaaaattaaattgaaatattaaataagaaataaaacaatATGTTATTTGGAAAATAGCTATTATTGTAATGACATACATGTTTTAAtaggtataagtatttaaaattttgtttttgtaatgtgaaacatgtgtaaatatatatataatcatattagtgaATGCTAATACATACTTTACCCGGGTAAAGTattcattattaaaattaaattgaaatattaaataagaaataaaacaatatgttatttggaaaataattattatgttttattaggtataagtatttaaatcccataaaatatgactttttgaccaatcttgtctcccttggccggccacctcaataaaaagggtctaattgccatttagaagcccccaagagtaaatactcaaaatttgagggattaaagtgtaaatatgaaaaagttgaagggctaatagtgcaaatattttaagagtggaatgatctagaaaccaaggaaaattgatgaattaggaccaaattgaataggtgtatttctaaaatattatgattttatttttaaaatatactatttttatattttatttttatcttattttagtacataaatgTATAACTTTAGTGTTTTTTTATATAAACCTAATTTTGTCCCTTTATTATTTGTATTTCTAAAATattcggattttatttttaaaatatactattttcgtattttatttttatcttattttagtacataaatgTATAACTTTAGTGTTTTTTATATAACCCTAATTTTGTCCCtttattatttgtatttttaaaatattcggattttatttttaaaatatattattttcgtattttatttttatcttatatTTTAGTACATAAATGTATAACTTTAGTGTTTTTTATATAACCCTAATTTTGTCCCtttattatttgtatttttaaaatattcggattttatttttaaaatatactattttcgtattttatttttatcttatatTTTAGTACATAAATGTATAACTTTAGTGTTTTTATATAACCCTAATTTTGTCCCTTTATTATTTGTATTTCTAAAatatttggattttatttttaaaatatattattttcgtattttatttttatcttattttagtacataaataTATAACTTTAGTGTTTTTATATAACTCTAATTTTGTCCCTTTATTATTTGTATTTCTAaaatattcaattttatttttaaaatatactattttcgtattttatttttatcttattttagtacataaatgTATTACTTTAGTGTTTTTTATATAACCCTAATTTTGTCCCTTTATTATTTGTATTTCTAAAatatttggattttatttttaaaatatactattttcgtattttattttttatcttattttagtacataaatgTATTactttagttttttaaataaccctaattttgtccatttgtttatatttttaaaatttttggattttatttttaaaatatactattttcgtattttattcttatattattttatactatttttcatattttattgtattttttcaTATTCTATTTTTTCATTAagatattttttcaattttctttttataCTATTTCGTAAAATAGTATAAAAACCatatcatataaaaataaaataaaaaatcagaaTATAACATGCCaaagaaattttataaaaatatatctaaAACATACTTAACAAAAggttacataaaataataataataaaacgatCTTTACACATAACATACATAAGTTTTTTgacttcaataaaaattaaaaataaattagaaatgaatgaataaaaatataaaataaatacaaacataccttaatatatATCTTTTAATCAAATAACAACACCTtgcaaaaactaaaattaaaaattaaatctaaattaaattaaattaa harbors:
- the LOC108484150 gene encoding syntaxin-32-like; this translates as MPLKLAQSSFRDRTQEFQSVAERLRKSFSSGPGQNGPSSSTSRAEEQRSVVAHQSEFNRRASKIGFAIHQTSQKLSKLAKLAKRTSVFDDPTVEIQELTAVIKQDITALNSAVVDLQLFCNSRNEGGVSSDTSSHSTTVVDDLKNRLMSTTKEFKDVLTMRTENLKVHENRRQLFSSNATKDSPNPFVRQPPLAVKLAAGAANNLPKWANGSASSSQLFPRKQTDGESQPLLQHQQQQQQQQQMVPLQDSYMQSRAEALQNVESTIHELGTIFNQLATLVSQQGELAIRIDENMDDTLANVEGAQGALLKYLNSISSNRWLMIKIFFVLIVFLMVFLFFVA
- the LOC128293840 gene encoding serine/threonine-protein phosphatase 7 long form homolog produces the protein MDSLINKDVPHICDTVNKTLELAEFRSAALTRTFDLRYDLISALVERWRPETHTFHLPCGECTVTLEDVALHFELPINGDAVTGVSAIVEPAALCYSLLGASPGDADPTFSELKFTWLKAIFQHLSVNATEEELVCAARAYIMHIIGGVLMPNSNNNKVHIQYLPLLADLRNVRSYSWGSAVLAMLYRELCLTTKPDTVDMGGCLVLLQSWALYRMPFLASVGEVHGINKRGKHGQH
- the LOC128293839 gene encoding uncharacterized protein LOC128293839 — encoded protein: MNISVDYKVAVFKPTLYIGECWKSVEGCNWQILLLAVAQDGNRNVLPIAFAIVDKENMESWEIFLTNLRRYVISNDNNCIISDRGKGLIAAIRRSAHELEPHIFRQRIIRLESDMEGQTNTSFRQWLGTMEPWRWAQSFDEGFRYGQITTNLVEGVNAVLLKTRHLPISSVFSATFYRLATLMPRMGQQQVNQMEAGHVLVEDVRDAIVVNRQMARSMNVEIYSRRLETFRVTETINRRPGIPPRSYGVDLRNRRCDCRRFQTLHYPCAHVVAACAKVNLNVEQFIDDVYTLERTLCVWENEFPVLPDLSTWEVPMTTFKLVPDRGLRRNPRGHPQSSRIHNEIDIRKKFDGKRCGLCKLAGYSRNKCPQRNYHVGQLSRSDRN